AGTCATTCCATCGCTTTTGCATTACTTTTAGTAGATGTTATTGAATTCAGTATAACAGCTGTAACAACAGCACAGTATAATGGCtgcagttatggctcatggcGCAATATATATtgtgatagagatactgtaaatttacGTGGATTGTGAGAATTATTTTGAATATGTATACTCTCTCTGCAATCTTTCCCCCATTGTCTTCACACCTTTACACAATaatgttgatgtacctgcctgtcacattctaattttgtcactggacagccagtcagactgtgtcattgtcgAAGCTGCAGGCCTGCGAGCAGCTCAAGAACAGAGCAAAGtgttggtctactcccataacaCCACTCTGTGAAGGGCAGAGATatatgtccattttttttttaaatcaaacaaatgaagttGCTGCAAACAATTGTTAATTGAGGTGCATAGGTGAATTAAATAATATGTTAATGTTCTTTGTATCACTTTCTCTGCATTCACCAgatatgctcattattttcagagtCCTACTCTGCagttaacatttgttttttgtttttctcctctgctaaacccgaatttgtataaaaacacacaacttagttaatttaatttattaattcatttcgggtttaaaatccattgtaacatgcgttactgacatttgtaccGAGTACAATcatattacaattattttttgtaatgccTTGTATTACCGCGTTACAGCAAAGAGTAATTGCGTTACTTTTGTAATGCATTACTCCCAACACTGGTTGTAGATAGATGTCAGTTTATATCTCAGTCCATTTCCCCAAGTTCAGGGTGGATTCTCCAACAATTGCCAGAGATGTCACATcttttgtcttctctggctaaaatgtggaAATAGTCTTCGAAGGAGCATCCTTTGTTCTTCAGTTGTAGGTGGATTCAGCTGACTCGTGTGAGTTTGTGATGGGTAACATCCACAGAGGTTACtgtttaaaccccaactccccatcagtccttcagaactgaagaccatgaaaaaacatcttaaagaaaCCCTAAAATCCAACTGCCTTTCTTTAATGTGATTTGaatatatcatgacctggatgactgagaacctaaacggacacattttctttatacACAGACATAGGGAATACCCACCGAGTTCCTGCAGGCAGGAAACAGGTTTTGCCGACTGTTGCTGGCAGTCATCTCCAGGttggtgctgctgttgttgatCGTTGCCCGTGGAAGTCTGAGAACTCCATCCTGGGTGTAAGCTCCCAAGCCAGTGATTGACCCCTTATCAAAGACTGATCCCTGGCTGTTGACTGAGTGGACATTGATCAATGGTGCTTTGGGAGCAGACAGGTTGGCGTAGGGCATTCTGACAAATTTGGTAGCGTTTGTCTTCAACTTTTTCTTTGACAGCCTAACaacattaaaggaaaacatcAATTAAAAGGTACATATATGACTTTCTAGGTAAAGGTGTGTATTAGAGTCTCATGTGAGTGACGGAGAAACATGGCAAAGTCTTGACAGAGGCAGTGGATGATGTGTGAAAGTGCGCATATATGTAACATACTCACTTGCAAGTGACTAAGGGTTGAAGAATGACGGCTATGAGCAGCAGCGCACCGAACACGGAGCAGATGATCACCAGGATGAGCTGCCATGCTAACAAACAACAATGTAGAGGACATTAATATAAAAGTATCACAGCAACACAGGTTTAAGTTGCATAATGCCCTCTGCTGCTCCAAAATGTTAGAAATCTGCTTCTGCTGATGTATCTTTAGTCGCCCATAGGTAATCCAAGCATCAGGTGGTGTACGCCTCTTTGGAGGAGATAATGTTAATGCCTTGGAGGTCAATATTTTATGATGGATGTATACACTTTGCGAATTGACACGAGGTACATGTGCTGAGGAAcagtcttgctcaaggacacattGGCATGTGATCTGTGCGTAATTTTTTGCtgtagattagattcaactttattatcATTCCCTGCAGTTTAGCATCACACCAGAAGTAcaataagcagtaagtgcatATAGCATAAATGTATGATATATAAGCACCGTGGTACAGGTTATTTTTATAGCATGTTGTCAATATTTACGGATAAaaacctatgtacaggtgagaccatgTATAAGTAAGTAATCGTCCTGTTTCttaatgatgtgctgcatactcaCATTCACTGCAGTTAAAACCAGAATAACCAAATGGacaactgaaagacaaagacagtgattttattattcagatagatagatagatagatagatagatagatagatagatagatagatagatagatagatagatagatagatagatagatagatagatagatagatagatgcacCTACTTGATGCACACAGAATCCACTGCTTTTTGTCCAGTGGGACAAactgcaaaaatacaaaatgtttgaaagtcagtttgttgtttggtcaaacaaatattaacactctacagacatttcaaaatgtctaaactaaactaaatccTCTCACCACGACAGATTCTGGTACTGTGAGTCGGAATGTAGCCATCCAGACAGGCACACTTGAAATTTCCATCTCCTGAAGAGCATCTTGTGGTGAATGCATCACATGGGTTCCTCTCACACAGGTCTTCATCTATAAATTTACAGTGGGGGAAGAAGGGTTGGAATAGGATTGGAGGGGGTGATAAGACTTGTTCAAAACAACTGACGAATCAAGATGCCATGAAATTAACTGGGTCTGAATATATAGCATAATCACATGTTTGAGGAAATGTGAAAGAATgacagaatgagaaagaaagaaagaaagaaagaaagaaagacctgAATAGAATCCACTTTttcaatggcaaaaaaaatatataaatatatactttttttctaTTGAAGTAATTAATATTTGGACTAAATCCAGTAACTCACCAGCAAAAGTTGCACCTGCCAGTGAACAGTTGGTGCAATTGGCGGCCTTTTCGATCTGTTCTTCAACTTGTGATGTTGTGATGTTGGAGATTGCTGAGTAGATGATCTCTATAGACGCATTGGTGGCAATCACCACTCTTAACAGACTGTTGTCAGCTGACCTGTAGAGACAGAAATCACTCTCAGTGATGGTAATTATTAAGTGCAGGGATCTGAGTGAACTGGTTCAAGATAGATGGATGGTTAATTCTATACTCCAAGCTTACCACAGTTCCAGCACTGTAGATCGAATGTAAGTAGGATCATTCGATCCCAAACTCTCATCCAGCTGTGTTttggaagaaagaaatattattaAGTCATCACCTGACAACACAGGCATATGGTTTAATACCAAAGTGTAAGTATAACtaaaagatagagagagaaaatgcaTATTTCACCTCTTCGGTAATACGGTCCACAGTCTGTTTGAACACTGGTGATGCCTTGTCTAACATATTGTTATTATATGGTACGTGAGGCAGGTGTATGTGTTCAGGGAAAACCTTggctaaaacaagaaaacatgacAGTAAATCAcatgttcagctttttttttttttttctggaagagagttgtttcctgtttagtgtttaattctgactccattataaaaaaaaattacatacaTTTACTGAAGTATTAGAAACTCTGACCcacattttaatatgaaaaagaGGTACTGTGATATTATATACATGACATCAATTCAGAAATAAAGACTATTAGGTTAAAATTAGCTCAGCAGTAGAGTGTGTAGCTAGCCTAATACCTACCATTAAGAACTTCAGGAATtcagtaagaaaacaaaagtttcCTGACTTACAgtgttattttactattaattagTTATGCAATTTCCTCATGCAGCACCTCATACAAACCTCGTAGTGGTACTACTAAATGAATTCTTACCCCTCTGACAGCGGCGGGATTTGTAGTTGTATATATCACCAGCCAAACACAAGCATACAAAATCTTGATTGGCTCGAGCCTCACACGTGCTTCCTTCGCCACAAGTGTTTGTAGCACAAggatctggaaaagaaaaacagcatcaaGAGAAAAATGGATTTGTTCTTGAAGAAGATGTGACCTGTGGATGGTATTGTCGGGAGagtacctggagctgctgtagtaaAAGGTACTGGTGTAGTCACTGTTGCCGTTGGAgtcaatgttgttgttggtgtcagtgttgtggtTGGAATCAATGTTGCCGGTACAGTAGTCACTGATGCAGTtgcagtggtcactgttgctgttgcagtggtcacagttgctgttgcagtggtgactgttgctgttggagtagtcactgttgctgttggagtggtcactgttgctgttggagtagtcgctgttgctgttgcagtggtcactgttgctgttgaagTCGTCACAGTTggtgttggagtggtcactgttgctgttacagtggtcactgttgctgttggagtcgtcactgttgcagtggtcactgttgctgttggagtcgtcattgttgctgttgcagtggtcactgttgctgttggagtggtcactgttggtGTTGGAGTAGtagctgttgctgttggagtggtcactgttgctgctgGAGTCGTCACAGTTggtgttggagtggtcactgttgctgttacagtggtcactgttgctgttggagtcgtCACTGTTGCAGTgctcactgttgctgttgcagtcGTCACTGTGGGTGTTGGACTCGTCACTGTGGCTGTTGGAGTGGTCAATGTTGCTGTTGCAGTGGTCAATATTGCTGTTGCAGTGGTCACcgttgctgttggagtggtaAATGTTGCTGTTGGAGGGGTCGatgttgctgttggagtcgtcactgttgctgttggagggGTCgatgttgctgttggagtggtcactgttgctgttggagtcgtCACAGTTGGTGTTGCAGTCGTCACTGTTGCAGTgctcactgttgctgttggagtcgtCACTGTTGCTGTCAGAGTAGTCACTGTTACTGTTGGAGTTGTCACAGTTGGTGTtgcagtggtcactgttgctgttggagggGTCgatgttgctgttggagtggtcactgttgctgttggagggGTCgatgttgctgttggagtggtcactgttgctgttggagtggtcacagttgctgttggagtcgtcactgttgctgttggagggGTAAATGTTACTGTTGGAGTCgtaactgttgctgttggagtggtcacaGTTGCTGTTGGAGGGGTCaatgttgctgttggagtggtcactgttgccgTTGGAGTAGTCACCGTTGCCGTTGGAGTGGTCATTGTTGCTGTTGAAGTTGTCACAGTTggtgttggagtggtcactgttgctgtatGAGGGGTCgatgttgctgttggagtggtcactgttgctgttgcagtgctcactgttgctgttggagtggtcactgttgctgttggagttgtcactgttgctgttggagtggtcactgttgctgttggagtggtcactgttgctgttggaggggtcactgttgctgttggagtggtcactgttgccgttggagtcgtcactgttgctgttggagctGTCACAGTTggtgttggagtggtcactgttgctgttggattGGTCACAGTTGCTGTTGGAGTTGTCAcagttgctgttggagtggtcactgttgctgttggagtggtcactgttgctgttggagtcgtCACTGTTGCCGTTGGAGTGCTCACTGTTGCCGTTGGAGGGGTCaatgttgctgttggagtggtcactgttgccgttggagtcgtcactgttgctgttggagtggtcacagttgctgttgcagtggtcactgttgctgttggagtcgtcactgttgctgttggagtggttgctgttggagtggtcactgttgctgttggaatggtcactgttgctgttggagtggtcactgttgctgttggtgttgtcactgttgctgttggagtggtcactgttgccgTTGGAGGGGTCAATGTTCcagttggagtggtcactgttgatgttggagtggtcactgttgctgttggtgttgtcactgttgctgttggagtcgtcactgttgcagttggagtcgtcactgttgctgttggagttgtcacagttgctgttggagtggtcactgttgctgttgcagtggTCACAGTTGCTGTTGGAGGGGTCAGTGTTCccgttggagtggtcactgttgctgttggagtggtcagAGTTGCTGTTGGTGTactcactgttgctgttggagtggtcactgttgctgttggaatGGTCACTGTTGGTGTTGGAGTGGTCAATGTTGCTGTTGCAGTCGCTACTGTGGCTGTTGCAGTGGTCACCGTTGTTGTTGAAGTGGTCACAGTTGccgttggagtggtcactgttgctgttggagtcgtCACACTTGCTGTTGGagttgtcactgttgctgttggagtcgtcactgttgctgttgcagtggTCACTGTTGATGTTGGAGTTGTcgctgttgctgttggagttgtcgctgttgctgttgtcactgttgctgttggagtggtcactgttgctgttggaggggtcactgttgctgttggagtggtcactgttgctgttggagtcgtCAATGTTACTGTTGGTGTCgtcactgtttcggttggaggagtcactgttgctgttggagtggtcactgttcctGTTGGAGTGGTCGcagttgctgttggagtggtcactgttcctGTTGGAGtggttgctgttgctgttggagtggccactgttgctgttgcagtggtcacagttgctgttggagtggtcactgttgctgttggagtggtcactgttgctgttggagtcgtcactgttgctgttggagtggtcactgttgctgttggagtcgtcactgttgctgttgcagtggtcactgttgcagtggtcactgttgctgttggagtggttgctgttggagttgtcactgttgctgttggagttgtcactgttgctgttgcagtgtccgctgttgcagtggtcactgttgttgttgcagtggtcactgctgctgttgcagtggtcactgttgctgttggtgttgtcactgttgctgtCAGAGtagtcactgttgctgttgcagtgtccgctgttgcagtggtcactgttgctgttggagtggttgctgttggagtggtcactgttgctgttggagttgtcactgttgctgttgcagtggTCACTGTTCCTGTTGGAGtggttgctgttgctgttggagtggccactgttgctgttgcagtggtcacagttgctgttggagtggtcactgttgctgttggagtggtcactgttgctgttggagtcgtcactgttgctgttggagtcgtCACTGTTGCTGTCAGAGtagtcactgttgctgttgcagtgtccgctgttgcagtggtcactgttgctgttggagtggttgctgttggagtggttgctgttggagtggtcactgttgctgttggagttgtcactgttgctgttgcagtgtccgctgttgcagtggtcactgttgttgttgcagtggtcactgttgctgttgcagtggtcactgttgctgttggtgttgtcactgttgctgttggagtggtcactgttgctgttggagtggtcactgttgcagTTGGAGGGGTCaatgttgctgttggagtggtcactgttgctgttggagtggtcactgttgctgttggtgtcgtcactgttgctgttggagtggtcactgttgctgttggagtggtcactgttcctgttggagtggtcacagttgctgttggagtggtcaccTGTTTGGGtgttgctgttgcagtgtcTTGCGTATGTTGCtgtggagtggtcactgttgacGTTGGAGTGGAGTTGCTGTTGGagttgtcactgttgctgttgcagtgtccgctgttgcagtggtcactgttgctgttggagtggtcactgttgctgttggagtggtcactgtgcCTGTAgcagtggtcactgttgctgttggagtggtcacagttgctgttggagtggtcactgttgctgttggagtggttgctgttggagtggtcactgttgctgttggtgttgtcactgttgctgttggagtggtcaaTGTTGCTGTTGGAGGGGTCaatgttgctgttggagtgatcactgttgctgttggagtcgtcactgttgctgttggtttcgtcactgttgctgttggaggggtcactgttgctgttggagtagTCACTGTTCCTGTTGGAGTGGTCAcagttgctgttggagtggtcactgttgctgttggagtggttgctgttggagtggtcactgttgctgttggagtggtcactgtttctGTTGGAGTGTTCATTGTTTCTGTtgcagtggtcactgttgctgttggagtggttgCTgctggagtggtcactgttgctgttggaggggtcactgttgctgttagGCATGTTGCGTTGCGAGTCACTGTTCCTGTTGGAAGTGGTcatgttgctgttggagtgtcactgttgctgttgcagtgtcACTGTTGCAGTGGTCACTGTTCGCTGttgagtggtcactgttgctgttggagttgtcactgttgctgttgcagtgtcCGATGTtgcagtggtcactgttgctgtttggagttgtcactgttgctgttgcagtgtcCGATGTtgcagtggtcactgttgctgttggagttgtcactgttgctgttgcagttgtcactgttgctgttgcagtgtccgctgttgcagtggtcactgttgctgttggagtggtcactgttgctgttggagtggtcactgttgctgttgcagtggtcactgttgctgttggagtggttgctgttggagttgtcactgttgctgttgcagtgtccgctgttgcagtggtcactgttgctgttggagttgtcactgttgctgttgcagtgtcCGCTGTTGCTGTGGTCACTGTTGCCGTTGGAgtcgtcactgttgctgttggagtggccactgttggagtggtcactgttgctgttggaatGGTcattgttgctgttggagtcgtcactgttgctgttgcagtgtccgctgttgctgttggagtggtcactgttgctgttggagtcgtcactgtttctgttgcagtgctcactgttgctgttggagtggtcactgttgctgttggagtgtgATGTTGCTGTGCAGTGTCCACTgttgttggagtggtcactgttgctgttggagttgtcactgttgctgttgcagtgtcCGCTGTTGCAGTGGTCACTTGCGTTGacgtcactgttgctgttggagtcgtcactgttgctgttgcagtgtccgctgttgcagtggtcactgttgctgttgagtGCCACTGTTTGTCAGTGATgttcactgttgctgttgcagtgtccgctgttgcagtggtcactgttgctgttggagtggtcactgttgctgttgcagtggtcactgttgctgttggagtcgccactgttgctgttggagtggtcacttttgctgttggagtggtcactgttgctgttggaatcgtcactgttgctgctgcagtggtcactgttgctgttgcagtggCCGCTGTTGATTGTGCTGTAGTTGTTTGTGCAGAAAAGATAAAACTTCATTTAACCTGAAGGAAATTGTTTTGCCAAACACAAAGTAATAACAGTGTCTGAAACGGAAAGAAATATTTGTTCattcaaatgagaaaaaaaaacagcagtagAGTTCAGTTGTTTATATAGTTTTGGCTGAGGGTGCGTCGTTATCGAGCAAGTCAAAGTTGTATTAATTCGTCCTAAGTTTTAGTGAAAGAGATAAACCTCAGATGATTTCACTACTCTAGCAATCTCAGTGCTCTTCACCCACATGTACCGAGCCCTCAGTACGTTTCCATACATCCAACATCCATATACAcaaaaagtttaattaaaaaatacatatgattaaaaagaatattgataaaaatcacagacaaacaaacaaagtacacacacatttggGTTTCATACATATGTTAGTAGCTGCCGTGTTTTCTACAAAGGAAATAAGTTGCTGCCAAATGGCATAAAATTTTCTGATACACCTATAGTatatctattgttttttttagatgaaaatgTCTTACAACTGTCATATAATGGACACCCATTAAGGCGTTCCGGTCGAActacctgatgacagttctaaatcattGCGCTGGCTCAAACACTttggtaaccatggcaacagaaacacaaactctgtCCAGTCAaccaaggaaggaggagaatactaaaaaaatattgctCGGCCAAGTCTGTGGCACATATTTTATCATGCTGTAAAGTACATTTTTGCCGAGAGGGTATTCCCTTCGGTGTGAGAGACACGTAACAACTATTGTGACTCtgatgaacatgttttttttttcatttaatataaCAGAAAAAGCATCAGCATTTTTGTTATAACTTTTTTACTCATTTATGCATTATGATTTAGTTTGGTAAAGTCCGAGACCGCGTTAAAACATGAACGTCATATAtgaccccatttatttccatggaaacgggaagcacACTCGCAAAAAAACTTTAAGGTACACCCTCTCGGGCAATATTGCTTAAATGAACGCAgtaataattgacctaatatttatttatttcgtaagtgaccatggtataaACAGGTTTATGCACTTCAAGGAAGCGAAAAGGGAAAGTTGAAGCTAAAGCGGAAGCGAACTGTCCTCTGCGTCGtccattaatttcagataatggacacctcgagGTGGAGTGTTAAGTAGCTGTACAAGGCATCCCAGCATCTCCAAGCACGATGGGAAGCATCAAAATGACCTCTGCACAGCCGACATCCTATAGAAAATACTTGATGGACATCAGGGGCTAACAAAGTGTAGAGAGAGAGCAAATTCTTCAGTTTGGTGGCCAGGACTCTCTGCAGAACTCAAGAACACAGTGATGTCATGCCACTCATGCCAAGAGCAAAAGTGGGCCCAACAAAAAGAGCCACTCATCTCTACATCTCTGCCTGAAGAATAGCTCTTGAGGTCTGTGAGCACTAGAAAAACAACTACCTAGCAGTATCAGATTATTACTCACAGTTCCTTAAAGTGCTGCACCTATCATCCATTACAAGTGTTAAAGTGATTTTGGGACTTAAAGCAATATTGCAAGGTTTGGGATCCCGGATGAGGTGGTGAGTGACAGTAGTCTTCAATTCTCCAGTGCAGAATTCCAGGAGCTGGAAAGACAGCTAGACTTCAAGCACATCAGGTCTAGTCCTCGCCATCCTCAGGGAAATGATCTTATGGAGAGGGCAGTATGGACTGCGAAGAGAATCCTCTGACAAGAACACCCAGTAATAGCCCTCATGTGCTACAGATCAACTCCCTGTGCCACCACCAGAGTCAGTCCAGCAGAACTGTTAATGGGGAGAAAGATCAAAACAACACTCCCCACATTAGAGAGGAACCTTCAGCCTGAATTGCCCACCAGAAAGACTGTTAAACAGAAGGGGGAAACTGAAggactcaaaaaacaaaagagaaagagagaaatgccAGTGAGAGTGACATCCATCAATAGTGAAATCAAAGGGCATGGGTGTACTGTTTTCCCACATATCCTGGAGAACATCATAATCATAGActgacaaaaactaaacagctgAGACCTAAACATGTGCAGAAATGTGGCAGGGGCTTGTCTGCATCGATCATACATTTGTTCAATATTGAGTTCACTTTGTCTTAATCTTAGACAATCTCTTTTGTCCAATGAAGACAATGCCCTATTTGAAACTGAACTAGAGTGTGTCTGATGCATAATGAGGAGGAGTAGATTCTCTGTACAATTATTTTTGCCATAATGCTtctgaaataaatcttttttcttttttccccatttggTTCAAAGACATGTGAAAAGTCAGTGAGATTAAAGGTCTTTAATGCACtggttttatattgtgttttatcataGACACTAAAAATGGCTTTAcactgaatgcattattcattcgcccACACACTCACCctctggtggtggtaaactacctcagtagtagGACTGCCTCAATATTCCTTCGAGGGAGAAGAACTGTAAAGAACTGTATTGAATCACTTCATGAACTGATTCgttcttttctcagttcagttGAACAGAGCTCAGCTGTGAACGTGTGGCCCGCACGTGCACTCTCTGACTCGTGACTCTTCTTGAATCTTCGGCCAATGACGCTAGCCGGCAGAAAGCACCAGGAAacgatgtgtgtgtggaggtggggggtggggggtgggggattCATAGAATCACTCCGTCTGACagttctctgcctcctcctcaggGTGAAGCTTGGGATACGCTCTCATAACTTCTGTTTCTCCACACTAACGGCTAATGTTGAATCAATCCACAcgaaaacacatgcacacatgcagttCCCTTTGTTTTAAGAGACTTCGGAGCACTTAGTAGTAGTAATGAGTGGAGGCGACAGAAGAGCGGTGGCAGTGAGTGTGGCAAGCTGTAGGAGCAGCAACGTGCAGGGGTGGGGGTTTcaagaagtttaaaaataaatttaaaataatattaacagtTGTATTGATtgaattagatagatagatagattgatagattgatagatagatagatagatagatagatagatagatagatagatagatagatagatagatagatagatagatagatagatagatagatagatagatagatagatagat
This window of the Mugil cephalus isolate CIBA_MC_2020 chromosome 16, CIBA_Mcephalus_1.1, whole genome shotgun sequence genome carries:
- the LOC125022795 gene encoding mucin-13-like, with product MANQSSSGDVTLAKSHNSDNSNINSDHCNSNSDDSNSNSDNSNSKCDDSNSNSDHSNGNCDHFNNNGDHCNSHSSDCNSNIDHSNTNSDHSNSNSDHSNSNSDNIDPSNSNSDHSNSNIDPSNSNSDHCNTNCDNSNSNSDYSDSNSDDSNSNSEHCNSDDCNTNCDDSNSNSDHSNSNIDPSNSNSDDSNSNIDPSNSNIYHSNSNGDHCNSNIDHCNSNIDHSNSHSDESNTHSDDCNSNSEHCNSDDSNSNTTVTTATATATTPTATVTTPTATVTTPTATVTTATATVTTATATVTTATASVTTVPATLIPTTTLTPTTTLTPTATVTTPVPFTTAAPDPCATNTCGEGSTCEARANQDFVCLCLAGDIYNYKSRRCQRAKVFPEHIHLPHVPYNNNMLDKASPVFKQTVDRITEELDESLGSNDPTYIRSTVLELWSADNSLLRVVIATNASIEIIYSAISNITTSQVEEQIEKAANCTNCSLAGATFADEDLCERNPCDAFTTRCSSGDGNFKCACLDGYIPTHSTRICRVCPTGQKAVDSVCINCPFGYSGFNCSESWQLILVIICSVFGALLLIAVILQPLVTCKLSKKKLKTNATKFVRMPYANLSAPKAPLINVHSVNSQGSVFDKGSITGLGAYTQDGVLRLPRATINNSSTNLEMTASNSRQNLFPACRNSWLNNNHGASNTSTWA